DNA from Methanobacterium sp.:
CCTACTAAAGACATTACCCTTAAGATAAACCTGCTTTCTGGCTAGTTCAAGCAGCCAAAATCCCGTCAATAACCATAAAGCCGGAATCATCAATTTTTTAATAGTTATTGGGAAAAATTTAGTAATCAGCATTGTTAATTAATTTAATATTTCAACATTTCAATCTTCACACGGTTATTTTAATAATTACACTATTATTTTGAGATTTCATCAATTTTAACTCTCTTAAACATCAAGTTCAATGAGTTAAATTCAAATAAAAGCAGTTTTCATTGTTTCATCTTTTTTTCATTGTAAACAGAATGCCGTGGATATAAAACATGTTCCAGTAGGAAAACTGCTATGGTTCCTATAACGTAGCCATTGGCTACTAATGGTTGCAGAACCTGGGGGAACTGTGTAATCACAGATTGTGGTAAAAATGCTATTATTGTGCCTAAAAGAATTGGTAATCCAATAATAGCCCCGTCATCTACGTTTTTTATAGAATTACTTTCAATTGAAATTAGTAGTGCTGGTCCGATTAACATGATCAGGACGTATAACAAAACAATACCCAGCACTGGTGAAGGTATGTTACTTATCAAGCCTATTGCTATTGGTGAAAAGGCCAGTACTAAAAATATTATCGCTGCAGGAATGACTGCAAATTTAGATGCATTTTTGGTGGTGGAGATGATACCTATGCTTAAATTATAATTAACAATACCTATAACTCCCAGGAGTCCTGCCAAGACGTTTCCCAGCCCAGTGAAAAATATGCCTTTTTCAACACGTGTCTCCATTTCATCTGCATCTAGTATAATCCCTGCTGATTGAATTATACCTAAATCAATTATTACTAAAGCTAAAAAGCTAATTAAGAATGTAATAAAAACACTGATATTAGGAACTGCCAGATGGCCTATAAATGATCCAGATGGAATTGATAAAAGAGGTAAGTTCAAGTTAGGGCTGAAATTTCCAAATATGATAAAGTATAATGCACTACCTCCAAACAATGCCAAAAATGTTAAAGCAGACCTCCAAATTCCCTTCAAGAATGTATTCCCAATAAAAATTATAAATAAGAGTACAATAGCAAAAATAACATTATATGATGAGGGAACATGATTTTCAACACTGATCAGGCTGATTATTGTAGGTATAAGTGTAAATGTGAGAAGTATGAGGATAACAGTAACAACTCGGGGTGTGAAAAGTTTTTTAACATGTCTAAAAAGGCCACTTGCAACTAATATACTAACTAAAATACCACCAATCAATATTGAAGAATTAATACCGCCTACTCCTTGATTAAAACTGGTTAAAATAGCAATCAATATCACGGTAACTGGACCAATGACCAATGGGAGTCTGTGGCCTAAATAGATTTGTATGATCATGAATATGCCTATGATGAGCAGTAATTTTTGAAGATAAGGAATATAATCTGCTCCGAACTCAAGAACTCCTACTAAGGTCCCTAAGATTATGATGGAAGGGAGGATAACTGCAAAATATTGCAACCCCACTACCAACATTTCAGTCTTCTTGGGCTTGTCATCTAATCCATACCTAAATTTCATAGCTACTCACAACATTACACTTAATAAGATGCATACTTGTCAAAATATAAACCGAAACCGTGATTCAATTTTATTAATAATAATTTATTATGGTTACCTTTGCTTATAGCTTCTTTTTAATCAGTGATAATATTTCAAATATTGTTATAAAAAAATGTTTAGAAAAAATAGAAAAATAAGGGAGTAAACTAACTACTTCCCATTAGGTAGGTGTCGGCCACTGCAGCCACACCTTCACCAATCTCCACATCCAATCCCAACCCTTGCATGGTCATCTCCAGCGCAGCGATGGTGCTTATGATCTCACGATGGGTTATGTTACCCATGTGGCCGATACGGAACACATTACCTTTAAGATGGTCCTGTCCTCCGGCCAGTTCAATCCGGTAACGTTCCCTCATGGTACCACGAAGTTCCGAGTCAGTTATTCCCTCTGGAATCTTGATCGAGGTCACAGTATTACTGGCCGCATCTTCCTGGGCGAATAAGTCCAGTCCAAGGGCATTCACACCATTTCGAGTGGCTTTAGCGGCCATTTTATGTCTTTTAACCCTTTTTTCCAATCCTTCTTCCATAATCACACGGAGTGCTTCTTGCATAGCGTATATTAATGAAACAGCTGGGGTGTAAGGTGTTTCTGGTGGTGTTGCATCTCCACTTTTTTTGTATTTCTTCATGTTAAGATAATAAGTCTGATTATCAGTTTTATCAACCACATCCCAAGCATCATCACTGAGGGTGATTGCCGCCATACCTGGCGGTGCTGCCAGACACTTCTGGGAGCCAGTAACACAAATATCAATACCATAACCATCTACAAATACATCATCCCCACCAAGGCTGGACACAGTGTCCACAACATAAAGGGTATCATAGTCTTCTAATATCTTACCCAATTCTTCAATGGGGTTGGTTGCACCGGTGGAAGTTTCATTATGCACAACAGTAACTGCTTTAATATCATCATTTTCTTCCAGGAATTCACGCACAGCACTAGGGTTAACTGCATGTCCCCATTCTACTTCCATATTCACAGGAATTCCACCATGGGTTTCAGTTATCTGCATAAAGCGCTGTCCAAATTTTCCTCCTACAATGTTCAGGACACGATCACCCTTACTGATGGTGTTGGCCAGGGCGGCTTCCATGGCTGCCGTTCCGGAGCCAGTGATAAGGTAAGACTTGTTATCAGTCATGAACAATTCAGACATCATCTGGTTGGTTTCAGTGAGAATTTCACCGAAAAGGGCGCTTCTATGATTAACTATGTTTTCTGACATGGCCTTCAGGACCCTAGGGGCCACACGAGTGGGTCCGGGAATCATCAGTAAAGTTTCATCCATCTTTTCAACTCCAATTTGAAAATATCCTCCAACAATATTTATTATCTATATAATTTGATATACTTTATATATGGAACTGACCCTGTGGATGGAATGGTACCAACTCATCCTGGAAGACTTCGGATTTAAAAGAGATGATGATGAACGCAGTGCCCGGATATTAAACAATATCTTGGAAGATAAAGGCACCCTCAGGCCACAAGACATTCACATCGAAAGTAGGGTCATTGTTTTCGGTGCTGGACCATCCTTAAAACCTAATCTCACTATTTTGAAGACCATGAACCTGGATGAATTCACCCTAATATCTGCAGATGGGGCCACAACCGCCCTTTTAGAGGAAAATATCATCCCTGAAATTATAGTAACTGATTTAGACGGTCGAATGAATGATATAATCCTTGCTAACCAGCAGGGAGCCTTAATTGTGGTGCATGCCCATGGTAACAACCAGGAACAAGTTGAGAAATTCACCCCAGAACTAACTAACATCTTAGGAACCACTCAGAGCAAACCTTTAGCCCATGTTCATAACTTTGGGGGTTTCACTGACGGTGACCGTTGTGTTTTCCTGGCAATGGCCCTGGGGGCGCGTGAAATAATATTATCTGGAATGGACTTCGGAAAAATCGTCACCCATTACTCCCGGCCAGACCAGGAAGATGGTCTTGCAGATGTGGTGAAGCAGAAAAAACTTAAATGGGCCAAAAAACTGGTTAGATGGGCTGCTCTTAATAGTGATGTTCATTTTTTGAATATTTCCAGTGGGGAAACAGTGGAAGGTGTGGAGGATATAAATCCAGATATACTTAAATAATCATAAACAAATTATTATGCAACCATAAAATGATTATAATTGGACATAATGGTGTATGCACATGTCAAATAGCGTGGAAAACATTTTAATGGGTGAAGAAACACTTTTCAAGGATATAACTGTATTCAATCCTGATTTTGTCCCTGAAAATTATTTGCATCGCGAATCACAGATGGAAGCACTTGCCTTATGTCTTCGCCCTGCCCTAAAGGGTGGTAAACCAGTTAATTCTGTGGTGGTGGGATCACCAGCCACTGGCAAAACCACTGCTATCCACAAGATCTTTGAGATAGTTGCCAAAAAATCCCAGAAACTAGCCACTGCCTATGTGAACTGCCAACTCTACAACACTCGTTT
Protein-coding regions in this window:
- a CDS encoding purine/pyrimidine permease, whose amino-acid sequence is MKFRYGLDDKPKKTEMLVVGLQYFAVILPSIIILGTLVGVLEFGADYIPYLQKLLLIIGIFMIIQIYLGHRLPLVIGPVTVILIAILTSFNQGVGGINSSILIGGILVSILVASGLFRHVKKLFTPRVVTVILILLTFTLIPTIISLISVENHVPSSYNVIFAIVLLFIIFIGNTFLKGIWRSALTFLALFGGSALYFIIFGNFSPNLNLPLLSIPSGSFIGHLAVPNISVFITFLISFLALVIIDLGIIQSAGIILDADEMETRVEKGIFFTGLGNVLAGLLGVIGIVNYNLSIGIISTTKNASKFAVIPAAIIFLVLAFSPIAIGLISNIPSPVLGIVLLYVLIMLIGPALLISIESNSIKNVDDGAIIGLPILLGTIIAFLPQSVITQFPQVLQPLVANGYVIGTIAVFLLEHVLYPRHSVYNEKKMKQ
- a CDS encoding DUF115 domain-containing protein — translated: MELTLWMEWYQLILEDFGFKRDDDERSARILNNILEDKGTLRPQDIHIESRVIVFGAGPSLKPNLTILKTMNLDEFTLISADGATTALLEENIIPEIIVTDLDGRMNDIILANQQGALIVVHAHGNNQEQVEKFTPELTNILGTTQSKPLAHVHNFGGFTDGDRCVFLAMALGAREIILSGMDFGKIVTHYSRPDQEDGLADVVKQKKLKWAKKLVRWAALNSDVHFLNISSGETVEGVEDINPDILK
- a CDS encoding alanine--glyoxylate aminotransferase family protein is translated as MDETLLMIPGPTRVAPRVLKAMSENIVNHRSALFGEILTETNQMMSELFMTDNKSYLITGSGTAAMEAALANTISKGDRVLNIVGGKFGQRFMQITETHGGIPVNMEVEWGHAVNPSAVREFLEENDDIKAVTVVHNETSTGATNPIEELGKILEDYDTLYVVDTVSSLGGDDVFVDGYGIDICVTGSQKCLAAPPGMAAITLSDDAWDVVDKTDNQTYYLNMKKYKKSGDATPPETPYTPAVSLIYAMQEALRVIMEEGLEKRVKRHKMAAKATRNGVNALGLDLFAQEDAASNTVTSIKIPEGITDSELRGTMRERYRIELAGGQDHLKGNVFRIGHMGNITHREIISTIAALEMTMQGLGLDVEIGEGVAAVADTYLMGSS